A region from the Lentimicrobiaceae bacterium genome encodes:
- the pepE gene encoding dipeptidase PepE, whose protein sequence is MKLLLISNSTNPGEEYLGWPRNDIKNFLNNTGVKRVLFIPYAGVTMSYDAYEAKVKAVFELLGYQLYSIHHETDPVLAVAQAEAIAVGGGNTFHLVREMQRTGIMQAIRGRVKAGVPYMGWSAGSNVACPSLRTTNDMPIVQPDSFDCMGLIPFQINPHYLDAHPTGHGGETREQRIEEFLAANQHMYVAGLREATSLVYEDGHLKLIGKHPMRVFRYGIAPREIEPGSDVDFLMF, encoded by the coding sequence ATGAAACTATTATTGATAAGCAATTCAACCAATCCCGGTGAAGAGTATTTGGGTTGGCCCCGGAACGATATTAAAAATTTTCTGAATAATACTGGTGTAAAACGTGTACTGTTTATTCCTTATGCCGGGGTAACCATGAGCTACGATGCCTACGAAGCAAAAGTAAAAGCAGTATTTGAACTGTTGGGTTACCAGCTTTATTCCATCCATCATGAAACCGATCCGGTGTTGGCTGTTGCTCAGGCTGAAGCCATTGCCGTTGGTGGTGGAAATACATTTCATCTTGTTCGTGAAATGCAGCGTACAGGCATTATGCAGGCCATCAGAGGGCGTGTAAAGGCCGGAGTGCCTTATATGGGGTGGAGTGCCGGTTCAAATGTAGCCTGCCCGTCATTGCGTACAACCAATGATATGCCCATTGTTCAGCCTGACAGCTTTGATTGTATGGGTCTTATCCCTTTTCAAATTAATCCTCATTATCTTGATGCTCATCCAACCGGCCATGGTGGTGAAACGCGCGAGCAGCGTATTGAAGAGTTTTTGGCAGCCAATCAGCATATGTATGTTGCCGGATTGCGTGAGGCAACTTCTCTCGTTTATGAAGATGGTCATCTAAAACTGATTGGAAAGCATCCCATGCGTGTGTTCAGATATGGAATTGCACCGCGCGAAATTGAACCGGGGTCAGATGTTGACTTCTTAATGTTCTGA
- a CDS encoding superoxide dismutase, with translation MKFELPPLPYAPEALEPVISAHTISFHYGKHHQAYVNNLNNLIPGTRFENSTLEQIIMEAEGGIFNNGAQVWNHTFYWEGLGGKGTAPSGKLLQMIDDSFGSFEKFKEIFADAAVKQFGSGWAWLVLGADGKLAVTSTSNAGNPMRDGLKPLFTCDVWEHAYYLDFQNRRPDYVKAFWDLVNWSVIEERLG, from the coding sequence ATGAAATTTGAATTGCCCCCATTACCTTATGCACCGGAAGCACTTGAGCCTGTGATAAGTGCTCATACCATCAGTTTTCATTATGGCAAACACCACCAGGCATATGTCAATAACCTGAACAACCTTATTCCGGGCACACGATTCGAAAACAGCACGCTTGAACAGATTATTATGGAAGCTGAAGGCGGAATATTTAACAACGGCGCCCAGGTGTGGAATCATACTTTTTACTGGGAAGGCCTTGGAGGAAAAGGAACTGCGCCTTCAGGAAAACTGTTGCAGATGATCGACGATTCGTTTGGTTCTTTCGAAAAATTCAAAGAGATTTTTGCGGATGCAGCAGTGAAGCAATTTGGTTCGGGCTGGGCATGGCTGGTGTTGGGTGCCGATGGGAAACTGGCTGTTACCTCCACTTCAAATGCCGGAAATCCTATGCGTGATGGATTGAAACCGCTGTTTACATGCGATGTTTGGGAACACGCATATTATCTTGATTTTCAGAACCGCCGGCCTGATTATGTAAAAGCTTTCTGGGACCTTGTTAACTGGTCGGTTATTGAGGAAAGATTGGGCTAA
- a CDS encoding cation transporter: MKIVTFKTNLKCNGCIAAVKPALDAIETIHHWEVDLTHADKLMQVESDSEEDTIKISKAFSEAGYQAILIDQQ; this comes from the coding sequence ATGAAAATAGTTACCTTTAAAACCAATCTGAAATGCAATGGGTGCATTGCCGCAGTAAAACCAGCACTTGATGCCATTGAAACCATACACCATTGGGAAGTAGACCTTACGCATGCTGATAAGCTTATGCAGGTAGAATCAGATTCGGAGGAAGACACGATAAAAATTTCAAAGGCATTCAGCGAAGCCGGCTACCAGGCGATATTGATAGACCAACAATAA
- a CDS encoding cation transporter, whose product MSDHHHLHHPTSPSSQDAKENIAIAFTLNAVFTIIEIVGGILTNSIAIISDAVHDLGDTISLGLAWYSEKLAQRKPDSRYTYGYKRFPVLAALINAAFLLAASVFVLTQAIPMLLKPSQVNETGMIVLALLGIIFNGAAVLRLKGGQSLNQRVVRLHLMEDTLGWIAVLAGALIMKYTGLKWIDAALAIGIALYIIFNALRNLRDALRIFLQATPEKANGNEIAAAILEINGIEGIHDVRTWTIDGMIHVYTLHIVTKSDIKAEQFPEIKQQVRRFLSEKGFEFVTIEIDTHDEHCQLNNC is encoded by the coding sequence ATGTCCGATCATCATCACCTGCATCACCCAACCTCCCCTTCCAGTCAGGATGCGAAAGAAAATATAGCTATTGCATTTACGCTGAATGCTGTTTTCACCATCATTGAAATTGTCGGAGGGATTCTAACCAATTCAATCGCTATTATTTCTGACGCTGTTCACGATCTGGGCGACACCATTTCGCTTGGTCTGGCCTGGTATTCTGAAAAACTGGCCCAACGAAAACCTGACAGTCGCTATACTTATGGTTATAAAAGATTTCCGGTACTTGCCGCCTTGATCAATGCTGCATTTCTGTTGGCGGCATCTGTGTTTGTACTCACCCAGGCCATCCCTATGTTATTAAAACCTTCGCAGGTTAATGAAACAGGAATGATTGTGCTGGCATTACTTGGAATCATCTTTAACGGAGCGGCAGTTTTACGACTGAAAGGCGGCCAATCATTGAACCAGAGAGTTGTAAGACTTCACCTGATGGAGGATACTCTTGGCTGGATTGCCGTTCTGGCCGGTGCATTAATCATGAAATACACCGGTTTAAAATGGATAGACGCCGCCCTTGCCATTGGCATTGCCCTGTATATTATTTTTAATGCTTTACGCAATCTGCGCGATGCCTTACGCATATTTTTACAGGCTACACCCGAAAAAGCCAACGGAAACGAAATAGCAGCCGCCATCCTTGAAATCAATGGAATTGAAGGCATTCACGATGTAAGAACCTGGACCATTGATGGAATGATTCATGTGTACACCTTGCATATAGTCACTAAGTCAGACATTAAAGCTGAACAGTTCCCTGAAATCAAACAACAGGTACGCCGGTTTCTTTCAGAAAAAGGGTTTGAATTCGTTACGATTGAAATTGACACACATGACGAACATTGCCAACTGAACAATTGTTAA